The DNA segment gttttaaaatgacgtaaagtccctcaactatggcgacccctcAAAGGCCCTTTTCCACCACCTggtatttttaatccaccttggtgaTAGGGTTTTAAGCgttaccgcgtatctcggggactacCTGTACTTCCTTTTtggaaatgtaaacaaacaaatagcaaACTTCTGAAAACACGTGAACTAATCAACAATACAGTTCAATGCCGGTGTTGCTTAGCAGTTTGCTTAAGTTTAGTAAAAATAGTCGAGTAACAATTTGTTACAAATTGTGGCATACGTTGTCCGCTGTATCCAAAGCAAATAGGAGCACCATGTCCGAAACTTCAGTTCAAAATTTAGTGTGGATAGACTTGGAAATGACGGGGCTGGATGTGGAAAAGGATCGAATTTTAGAGATCGCTTGCATTGTAACCGACAgcaaattaaacattattgCAAAAGGACCAAACATAATCATAAATGAGCCTGATGCTGTTCTGGCAGAAATGAACAGCTGGTGCAAGGATCATCATTCAAAATCGGGATTGATAGAAGCTGTGAAGAAATCTACCTACAGTGTAGACCAGGCGGAG comes from the Anopheles coluzzii chromosome 2, AcolN3, whole genome shotgun sequence genome and includes:
- the LOC120951622 gene encoding probable oligoribonuclease encodes the protein MPVLLSSLLKFSKNSRVTICYKLWHTLSAVSKANRSTMSETSVQNLVWIDLEMTGLDVEKDRILEIACIVTDSKLNIIAKGPNIIINEPDAVLAEMNSWCKDHHSKSGLIEAVKKSTYSVDQAERDVLDFVKKYCPERKCPMAGNSIYMDRLFIMKYMPTLNEYLHYRVIDVSTVKELCKRWNQNVYNSSPPKKLAHRALDDIEESINEMKYYKSMFFNSVETKIDRD